A single window of bacterium DNA harbors:
- a CDS encoding serine hydrolase: MSDTTHTQANARRGLVIPAVLFFAGAAVGIAGGYTFALSGNTGVTFGEDLYQQHQYKFINPLLACNATDAVTSAEFRPLESELKSAIQRLAEGSGATVSLYFKELNSGHQTAINENTRYAPASLLKVPIMMAFYKIAEFKPEILARTLTYAGSVDLNLEENFMPDRFIQPGKTYTVAELIEYMVIDSDNNAMMLLREVIDELALNEVFIDLGLTVPTVGDDPDFINVKNYSRFFRVLYHATYLSRESSEKALELLTRDKPFKGIVGGVPSDVTVAQKFGERGFVTSSGDVTDRELHDCGIVYDPDGPYLLCVMTKGRASFEKLTDIIRKISTVVYEYRRRGA; the protein is encoded by the coding sequence ATGAGTGATACGACGCACACGCAGGCAAATGCGCGACGGGGATTAGTTATTCCTGCCGTGTTATTTTTTGCCGGAGCCGCGGTCGGGATTGCCGGCGGATACACGTTTGCGTTATCCGGCAACACCGGCGTGACATTTGGCGAAGATTTATATCAGCAACATCAGTATAAATTTATCAATCCGCTGCTTGCATGTAATGCGACCGATGCGGTGACTTCGGCAGAATTTCGCCCGCTTGAGTCAGAGTTAAAAAGCGCGATACAGCGGTTAGCCGAAGGATCGGGCGCTACCGTTTCGTTGTATTTTAAGGAATTAAATAGCGGCCATCAGACCGCGATAAACGAAAATACGCGGTACGCGCCGGCGAGCTTGCTGAAGGTTCCTATTATGATGGCATTCTATAAAATCGCGGAATTCAAACCCGAAATTCTCGCTCGGACGTTGACGTATGCCGGGAGCGTCGATTTAAATCTGGAGGAAAATTTTATGCCTGACAGGTTTATTCAGCCCGGGAAAACATATACGGTCGCCGAGTTGATTGAATATATGGTTATTGATTCCGACAACAACGCAATGATGCTGCTCCGAGAGGTGATTGATGAATTGGCGCTCAATGAGGTGTTTATTGATTTGGGGTTGACGGTGCCGACCGTGGGAGATGATCCGGATTTCATCAATGTAAAAAATTACTCGCGTTTTTTCAGAGTATTATATCACGCGACGTATTTGAGCCGTGAGAGTTCGGAAAAAGCGCTGGAGCTTTTGACGCGGGATAAACCGTTTAAAGGCATTGTCGGCGGCGTGCCCTCGGACGTAACGGTCGCGCAAAAATTTGGTGAGCGGGGTTTTGTGACGAGCTCGGGTGATGTTACCGATCGTGAACTTCATGATTGCGGCATTGTCTACGACCCGGATGGTCCTTATCTGCTCTGTGTCATGACGAAGGGAAGAGCGAGTTTTGAAAAGCTCACGGATATTATCCGGAAAATCTCAACCGTTGTGTATGAATATCGTCGGCGCGGCGCATGA